The sequence TTATGGTTTAATCAAACCCTaacggtttttaaaataggcctagcggcactagtgtcggccatatgtgggatgtgcggccgctcctctctctccatgtcataactactataatactgccccttatgtacaagaatataactactataatactgcctcatgtgtactagaatataactactataatactgcccccatgtacaagaatataactactataatactgcccccatgtacaagaatataactactataagcacAAGCCTTTGAGTAAGAAAATAGAAGCCAGCGGCACTCActgagtttctgcagcagctgtggtttaTTTTCAAGATGCCATCATTCAGGTACGTTCAGGGCAGAGAGAGACAGGTCTAagggtgctgtgcaccgtggctatagccgtttcgcgggctaactttccTGCTTCATCTGGCCAGATGAAGTGGGAAAGCCTTCGAAAAGGGCCCTTAATTCATATAATCACAGTGGGCCCCTTTATATCCCAATTTCTTTTATCAACCTAGTATACTATACAGCAACAATGGCCCCAGTTGTTGCACAATTGTTTGCAAtgaagcatgcaaaaattgcaagaaaactaaTTGTTGCTCCTCTCCACTGAAATCTTTAGCAAAAGGCAAATGAATTATATGTTCTGAAGAAAAAACAGAGCATGTTGCACTACTTTTTTGgatgtttttttgttaaaaaaaaattataatagaaatAATATATTTATGAAGAAAATTTTTTGTTGTTAGTTGTAATAGGAGaaagcaaacaaacaaataaaaaaaaacagagagagGCTGTAAAATGCCGCATGGATACTTGACAGACAGTACATATTTTTTACTTCTGCCATCCTACATTCATACCCATAACAGccataaactttttatttttactttgacaTTGTTTGGTTTTTAGGCACCATTTTTGTCATACACTTCAGTAAGCAATACATGGGTTAAATGCACCATTTTTATTTTGCAACATTTATCAACCACCATAAATAATGTCTGCACTGTATAGTTTATTTactaaaatgttttaaaatgtttccattgtattgtattgtgttgTTATTTTTAGTAAGAAAATATTTTGTTAAGAAAAATGTTTTCTCTATATGGGGGCTAAGAGAACACAGCTGTGCTCAGCGTGCGCCAGTATCTTCCCGACCTTGGCAGGAGCTAAGGCTGGTCCTGATTATACCGCCCTTCATAGAAAAGAATACATCTACTATCATACTGTATGATatagaaaaatatgaaaaaatgtaGTGGTCCCTTAGAGTCACTAAAAGCAGGGGGCCTTTAACTATAACTTATTAAGCAAATTagtatcaatcaatcaatcaggtccctataatttttcttttagaaacctttaaaaaaaaaaaatcagctcctTTATGATTTTAGCTATTTATGAACTTTATTGACAAGGTGTCGACAATGAAGGCCACAAAACCTTCCAGCCACACAGATGTGACAATGACAAAGGAGCCTTATTGTTAGCATGtgccaaagggaaaaaaaaacaaaacatatatatatatatatatatatatatatatatatatatatatatacagagagctcGGACAGGTCCTGTTTTTTTCTCCACCCATGAAAAACATTGAAGGGGGAAAATACATGTTTGTTGCAGGTAGCAGCAATGGGGCTAGTTGCAAATGGCAACAAGACTCTTGTTGCCATTTTGGTCATCATCTAGCGCTCTGTATCATTGGTTATGACCAGGGACATGGTGGGACGGATAAACATAGCAGAAGGTCCCTatgctgcagaagtttgatgcagccctccAACTTCTAATCTCTAATAAGGTTCTGTTTTTATCAAAGgagcagtgttttttttctagGTGCCATTTTTTCTACACTTATCAGGAAGCatataaaggggttgttcaggagtGAAAACATCTTGGTTCCTCTGTTACTTGGAATTATCCCTTCTAAGATGAGAGGGGGGTCCCGACCATCCCTTGCGGGTGACGCCACACTCATACACAATATCCAGTAGCTGCATGATGTTGCAGCGACATTGACAACATCCTGCAACTATTGGTCTTAGCATGTGGGCAAAACCACGTAGACTTACAGCCACCCTTTCCCTCCTGAGATGTGGTAAGAGAGTAGATATGagatggatcctttttttttttttttatcatacactAAAACATAGTTGACCCTGtgtttctgtacattaaaaacagttaaaaacagatctgttaaaccaactgcaaaaatgcagtgtgaatatacccttattcttatttttatGGGTTAAATGCTGAAAAACACAAATGCACCGTTTTTATTTACAACATTTACTGATCCCCATAAGTTTTATTTTTAGTATAGTAAGTTTACTTAAATAAAATATTACTGTGAAGAAAAATACTATTGTGGTTTTTAAGGAGAAGAAGTATTTGCCTGACTATGCCAGGGGCTGATGCTGGCACTGACTACTGCTACTACTGAGGGAGCTCGGTTTCTGCCACTTTGTTGTATTCCTGTGAACCTAAGACCATAAGGAGAAGCTTTCGCCAGAGGTTTTTACCTGACGTTTGTTTTGTTCATATTACAGGAGCTGGAGAATCCGGGAAAAGCACCATTGTAAAACAGATGAAGTAAGTATCATACACATCTCACCCATCCATGCATCTTCTACCCTCTTTCTGGACAAGTTTATAGGGTGTTACCGTATCATCTTAAGTGTTATCTTTCCTGATTTTCTCCAGAATTATCCATCAGGATGGTTACTCCCTTGAAGAATGCCTGGAGTTTATCACCATTATTTACGGTAACACGCTTCAGTCCATGCTGGCCATCGTGAAAGCTATGAACACATTGAACATCCAGTATGGTGACCCTGCTCGACAGGtgaggacattttttttaaagaagaacTCTCTTGTCTACTGACAACACAGAACATTACACACCTGTTCCAGAGTCTACAGCTCTTACAAGAAGAGTTACCAGTGTTTTTCATTTCTAGGATGATGCCCGAAAACTCATGCATCTGGCAGATACTATTGATGAAGGCACCATGCCTAAAGAGATGTCAGATATCATTGGTCGCCTGTGGAAAGATACGGGTATCCAGGCATGCTTTGACCGTGCATCCGAATATCAGCTCAATGACTCAGCAGGATAGTAAGACATTTATCTATCTTTATAGCATTCACCACATCAGCACGACCTTCCTATGACGTTGTCTGCTAACTACtagatattacacatatatacagagtgTTATTGAGTACactacttttttttatacttcagCTATCTGAATGACCTGGAAAGGCTGGTGACCCCAGGGTATGTCCCCACTGAACAGGATGTCTTGAGGTCCAGAGTGAAGACCACTGGTATTATAGAAACACAATTTGGATTCAAAGATCTCAACTTTAGGTAGGTTAGCTATGTTGTATAGGCCAGGGGTAGTATCAGCCAAAGCTTCATGTATAAGGATAAACATGGAACACTAGGGCCAATATCAGAAAAGAGGCCCTAGTACTAGTAACTGTTCTCAGGCCCATGTTAGGCACAGCTTATTGTTAACTGTGTTCTCTTGTCTTCCTCATATCTTTGTCGCAGGATGTTTGATGTGGGTGGTCAGCGATCCGAGCGTAAGAAGTGGATCCATTGCTTTGAAGGAGTCACCTGCATTATCTTTATTGCTGCTCTGAGCGCGTACGATATGGTCCTGGTGGAGGATGATGAAGTGGTAAATAACATGACTATCCATTTATATAGACTCTTTCAGGGAACCTTTCTCTGGGGTGGGCCTATTTTACCTTCTGCATCTCTAGACATCATAAAACAGAGAACTAACAGAGTCTATTAAATGGCTCCCTAAACTGGCATCccaactggcacaataaggtcTTTATAATAACCACAGTTGTACTTACTACTTCAGATTTCTGCACTCTGCACATAATGTAAAGTCTATCTTAGTAACAGGATCTGTTCATTTTAATAAGTCCAGTGGTTCCTACGGCAAGGACTTTGTATTGTAGTAAATACCTGGAGTAACGCCAAGTCTACTCTTCCTTTTTAACTTTGCAGAACAGAATGCATGAAAGTCTGCACCTCTTCAACAGTATCTGCAACCACCGTTACTTCGCCACAACTTCCATTGTACTTTTCCTCAACAAGAAAGATGTCTTCACAGAAAAGATCAAGAAGGCCCATCTGAGCATTTGCTTTCCAGACTATGATGGTGAGAAGAGAGGGAAGGGGACTGGGAAGAGTTTTACACTCCAATCATGACCTCTCACCTTCATGTCTTTACCTCTGTTGCAACTCAGGTCCAAACACATATGAAGATGCTGGGAATTACATCAAGACTCAGTTCCTGGAGTTGAATATGCGACGAGATGTGAAGGAAATTTACAGCCACATGACCTGCGCTACTGACACAGAGAACGTCAAGTTTGTGTTTGACGCGGTTACGGACATTATCATCAAAGAAAACCTGAAGGACTGCGGTTTGTTCTAAGAAGGTGAGAACCGTTATTATCCTGCTCTTCACATTTCTTTACCTAGAAGACCATTTCTTATGAGTGTTTTTCCTAGGTGTCCATTGGTTTACGCTGAAATATCCATTAAAGCAAAAAGCTCTTGACGTTTAAACATCTCCAAAAAACCATTTGACATGTCCCTGACCTATCATTTAGATGAGCTGGGAGGGAATCACATTGTATGAAATGTCTGTTCTCTCTTCAGGCCTTCAGCCAGTGAGCAACAGGGACAGAATCCCCAAGCAAGTGTAATGATGGCTCATATGGGAGTTGGGTTTCGGCAGCTCATAGGCTGCAGGCATAAAGAAGTGCCTGCAGCCTGTATGTGAGAATACAAACCAGGGAATTGATAGCTTCCATGCTTTTTTGTTTTGCTTGACTGCATATGCGGTCAGAGAGAGCAATTGTACTAAACAGTGGGGGATCTGGGGCCTGGTGCTGACAGTGCCCCTGTCATGTCAGTAAGTGGCCTGCAGTGGAAGAAAAGTGTTCCCGGCACTCATCGATTCTTCTgaaaaagtcatttacagtatttACATCTATGTACACGTAACAAGCTCTGCATACCAGAAAGGGACGCGTTTAAGCATATTGACTAGCTGAGAAAGGCAATTAGCGTCACTTTCTGGTATGCAGAGCTTGTTATGTGTACATAGATGTAAATAAACGACTTTTGCAGAAGAATTGATGAGTGCCGGTAACAATTTTCTTCCTTTGTATCTGCTCCCTCACAGGCACCACGTACTTTCAGAGTGCTGACAGagtaccattaaaagtgagtggcCTGCAACCCCCTGGGGTCTTCAAACATTAGGGGGGTCGCAAGCCATAGTTTGGAAACCACTGCCTTGCATGCCCTGTGTCAGTTTGTAACTGAAATACTGCCACCACGTGGTTGGATGACTGTCCCACATTTTAAGGCATTTGGATATGTGAGACGTTAGTCCATACTTACCAGTGCGGTGGGAGTGAGGGAGAACGATACTGCACCACCCACTCACCAGTGCAGCAAAGAGCAGCCCCTTCTACACTCTACTACTACAGTCAGTGCCCACATGAAATCCCTGTACAATAATGTAGAGCATGTTCTGTGTGGTACGAAAACCAACAGAGGGTGGCTTCTGCTATAGTGACTGTATTGCAATGTGAAGGCAGGGCTGACAATTGTCTTGTTTGCACACAACAGATCAGCACTATAACTGTACAGTATAAGGGACGGGACTCTTAAGCAAGGTCAAAACaaaaataagggccctattaccggATCAGGCTGATCCAGCAGATTATCcatctctgtaataaagacaacgaaaGCCGATGGCTagaatcattggctgatcgtgtcttttggtccagaCCTAAAGTCGTTGGTCGCCGATCGCGCATTGTTACAAGTGATGCGCTTCTGACGGCTGATGaatctgaaaagaaaacaataaggTACATTGTACTGGCGGCTGCGAAGAGAGGGGAGAAACAAGGAAGACACAGCggtgcgtggagaggtaatgtacacaatttattatttactatacacAGCGATGgggtgcacagacatcactaacaatgtgtATACAGCCAGCGCTATCATAATCGAGCCTTGTaattggcccagtaaacgagagtcgatctagcagatcagtcatCATTTACTCAAGTGATCGGACCATGTAATACGCCCTTTAGAGAAAGGAGAAGTGAGACTAGGTGGGCAGAGTAAGCCAGTGGGGAAACTCACATAGGAACAGCCATGTTGGTTTGTCCTCTGCATTTTGAATATTGTAAATAACTGATGCCTTTGAATTACAGCTTTTATTTTAATTCCACTATGTATTTTTCCTAAGCATAGATTTGGGTGGAGCAGTGACAACCTGTCAGACATGATATAAAAACTGGTGGTCAGCAGTAATAGATGGAAAAGCGTATGGATCATTTGTATAAATACAatgtgatataataataataatcatcatcatcatcatcatcattgacGCTGTCCTCTCTCTTGTACGTTATGATCTCTGGAGCATAGCTGTTGTTACTGGTGTACACAGGTTGGCCAGTGTAAGGGGACACCCAGGACGCCCTCTTGACCCTTTTAATCTATTTTAAATAATCTTTACTGCCAAACAAAATGTGTTGTCACCTTTGCACGTGATGGGATTTGTATTCCTGCAATAATCCTGCAGTTATTTAGGAACATCATGATCTGGACAGGTTCTGCTAgcctcatttttttttactttctaaaACAAAAGAATCAGAATTGCTCACATGTTCTGTTGATAATGGACACATGATGGACAAGACAATGGAGAGTCTGTTgaaattaagttttttttatatcctgAAATATTCACTAAGTATTTTATTATATCATATTACAGCTCGGTGTACGTCAAGTGTTTATCTACATTCCCTAGAATTGTCATCTAACAACTGTGTCATCTAACAAATCCATGTATCCATCATCTAAACTCTGCTCtaaaccagcagaattgtgaatgcagctctggatgtgactggagcagTAGAACTGAGTTATAGTTACTCATTTCATCCTGTGATATCTTATGTTTGGATATCGTTTTctgacatttatatatttttttctttcagatcccTGCAGATTTTTTGTTGGGGGCTTTGCCCCCAAACTCCTCACACCCTTCCACCCCAAAGAGCCTCAAGACAAAGAGCACTATACTCTCCCCCTCCTAGAAGGAGGAAAGAAATGGCACATCATATTGTTTGATTCAACAGAAAGTTTAGGGGTGTAGAGAAGACAGACCTCAATAGCCCCCACTATGTTATGTACACAGCCCTGCACCACAAGCTTTTACTCTTTCCCAATAAAGGACACTTAGGATCTCTAAGGACTCCAGCATTAGACATTCAGCTCACTGTTATCCTCCATCATTGTCCCAACATTGGATGACTGTAGAGGAATGGAAACCTCAGGACACAAGAAGCGTTCCCCTGTACAGTGACCATCAGTTCTGGAGAATCACTGATCCTCAGATTAAAGGGACATCTCTGAGGGAGGGGGCTGCCAGTCTGTTTATTAATGCACTTTTTTTTAGCAGTCTGGAAAACACCTCTTGAAGTGGCCCTATATTATTCTAGGAGGGTCAGTGCTGGTCAGTAGAACGCAGGGGCCCCA is a genomic window of Dendropsophus ebraccatus isolate aDenEbr1 chromosome 4, aDenEbr1.pat, whole genome shotgun sequence containing:
- the GNAT1 gene encoding guanine nucleotide-binding protein G(t) subunit alpha-1 — its product is MGAGASAEEKHSRELEKKLKEDAEKDARTVKLLLLGAGESGKSTIVKQMKIIHQDGYSLEECLEFITIIYGNTLQSMLAIVKAMNTLNIQYGDPARQDDARKLMHLADTIDEGTMPKEMSDIIGRLWKDTGIQACFDRASEYQLNDSAGYYLNDLERLVTPGYVPTEQDVLRSRVKTTGIIETQFGFKDLNFRMFDVGGQRSERKKWIHCFEGVTCIIFIAALSAYDMVLVEDDEVNRMHESLHLFNSICNHRYFATTSIVLFLNKKDVFTEKIKKAHLSICFPDYDGPNTYEDAGNYIKTQFLELNMRRDVKEIYSHMTCATDTENVKFVFDAVTDIIIKENLKDCGLF